In the genome of Dromiciops gliroides isolate mDroGli1 chromosome 1, mDroGli1.pri, whole genome shotgun sequence, the window GTTTCCCACACTTTCCTGGAGGGGGACACTCTAATCAGTTATCACGGGCAGAGGCATACTAACAATGGCTATTTCTATagtctatagtactttaagactGGCAAAACACTTTCCTTCTACTTTCTGAAGGACAGGTAGTACCAGtgctatcatcctcattttagagatgaagagccCAGGGTCCAGGGGTTCTGTAAGTTCTGGGTTCCAGATTAGATCCCAGAGCTCAGTTTTCCATATTCTGCCCCCACAGTGAGGCACAAACCAGAGCTCAGCCTGGCTTAAAGAGTATCCTGAGATGTGAATGAATTGTGCACAAGTAGCTCCAGAGACTGGGATCCATTAGGAAGGCTACACTTGCTACCTGATCTGTAGGGGTAAAGATCACCTATACTTCCCATCTCTATCCTAGACCCAGTTAGGGCTAGTAGAAACCTGCCTAAGCAGCAGGTGAACTGGGAACAGGGAGGGCAGGTACTAAGAGCCACAGTGCTGCCTCCTCAGCTGCCTGGTAACCTTCCTGTGTGTGTTCTGTGGACACATCTGTTAAGCTTGCTCAGAAATCTGTCACATTTCCCAGTTGGTAGTTTCAGTCCCTGAAGTTCCTGGCCAGGAAAGATCAGGTAACTGTCAAGTGCACTTTGTCACACAGCCTGGGATAGAACAAGCTTGGGATGGAACAAGCCAGCTCGTTCCTGGCCTCACCTGGGTGGGGACAGGAATGCTGAGAGGGGAAGACTGGGACAGGGAACTGGCTTTATACTATTCTAGGAATCTTCCTCAGGAAGAGTTGCTAAGGCTCCAGGGAGGAGGTAAAAATGCCTACTAGCCCCACCCCTCATGGTCTGGAGGGGAGGTCAGGTCTGACCTTTGCTCTGGGTTCAAAGAAATGATAGAACCAAGCCACGGATGAAGTTCAACTTCAAAGGAAAAAGAGCCAACCTACTTAGTGAGGCTTTTTGCCAAGAAGCTCGTTTCATGCTTAAGTTGCTGTTCCTTGGAGcaaaccagagtccagaggacctggattcctGTCCCAGTTCTGACACTGCCAATGCATTTCTTGTCTGAatcttaatttcctcctctgtcaaatggggcTAGCTTTACTGGCATTACCTGTTTCACAGAGCTGGGAGATCAGTGAAAGGATAGGAAAGCACTTTCTAAACCCTCATTTTAGGCCCCTGACCCCAGCTGCTTGTTTCAAAGGGATCATCATCAAGAATGAAGTTTGAATGTAGGTGAGATACGATGCTGATGGAGTTCAGTGGAAGGGTTCTTTGTCCTGCCTGAAAGCTAATAacctggggaaaaggaaaggctATGATTTCATGTAAGTGTGAATAAGGCAGTTGAAGCCTAGCTTAGTTTACCGGAAATGAAACAGCAGTTTtcgggaggaggggagggaggagcagaAACAGCTGATTTATTCAATGGGTCTGTTTGTCCCCAAgggagttcaggagagaaatgAAGCCGCAAGCTTTACCTGCCGAGCAGGAGAGCTTTCTGGCAACACACGAGCTTTCCAGTCTACAGGCACTGAATGTAGTTAAAAAACTTGAAGGCCTGAGCATCTGGATATTTAGGTGAGCCCAAGCCTGGAAAGAAACTGTCTAATTGCCGCAGAGCTCAGAGATTCCTGAGGCCTTACATCTGATGCACTGACAGAAGCTTCAGATTCATCAAAGGGATGAACTGGAGGGATCACCGAGGGGGTCTAGGGTCCCAAGGCTTCTGAGGACACCAAGGATTCTCTACCTCTGTGGCTTACCATCTACACGACTTTAGGCAACTCCCACCTTTTTCTGACAAGGAGGCGGGCTAAGAGGAGAGTCCAGATCACCTGCTGAGCTCCTGGTAGAGCCAGCAcaggaactcaggtctcctttcACTAAGTCCTACACGCAGAGAGAACCAGGACCTCAGGGGGCAAGCAGCCCGGCCCCTAAGTCAAACCTGAGACCCTTCTGCACAAGTGGTCATTcggcttcctccttcccttctttctggaCTCAGAAATGATCAGACTATGTTTCTAGCTGGCACCAAGAGACAGAGGGCACGGTAGTTTCTATGTCGGAGCTGAAGCTCAGGGCAAAATGGCCTGTAAAACTGGATATTTGGTGAAGGCTTGGAAATAGGAGTACTGGGAATGAGTCCCTAGAAGGGGAAGCACTGGGTCTGGGTTGCTGAGGTTTCAGACTAGGCCACAGTATCCGATGACACCCTAGAGAATAAAATGCACCCGGATTTGGGCATGGAAAACTGGTGAGTACCCTGCCCCACCACTGtctgaccatgggcaaataaTGCAGCTTGAAGCCtcggttttttcatctgtaaagtgaggggaccGGGctggatgatttctaaagtttcttccagttctaagtctaggAATCTAGGAGCCTACCTTCTGCGCTCAGCATCCTGGGGGTCTGTGCCAGGGAGGCTAATGGTGATGGAGGAAGGAGCCCCCACATCGTAGCGTTTCACAGTCTTTCTGCAGACCTTCACCTTCACGAGGAGACTATGCACCAAGTTTGCCACCAGGGCCACAACAGGCTGCAGGATTTCGGGGAAGAAGGTGGCGAAGGCAAAGTGGTCCGACATGTCCCCCCGGCCCCGGCTGTGGCGCTGGTAGAAGCGCAAGTACACCCATCCTGAGAGCACTCCGAAGCCGTAGGAGGCCAGGGCGCTGCTCTCCACCAGAGGAGTGAGGCGCAGCAGCGCCAGGGAGATGAGCAGCAGCATGGGCACCACCCGCATCCGCACCTGGGGCACCTTCAGCACCACGCTGTCCCCCATGGTCTGTTTGAGGGCCACCAGGACCCCGCCCAGGAAGCCCAGCACCCCGTGGATGCGCACGGTGAAGAGATAGGCCAAGTTGAAGGAGGCCATGTAAGTGAGGAGGTAGGCGAAGGCCCCCAGCAGCCCCACCGACACGTTGACCACTGCGAAGAACACCAGCAGCTCCAGCGCCCCCCAGAGCGGCTCCAGCAGCTGGCCGGCCGCCACCACCGTGGCCAGGCTCAGGGCCACGTCCCACACGTGCAGCTCCACCAGCCCGTGCGTGGCCAGGGTCCAGACCCAGAAGTTGGGCGGGAAGAGGTAGCCGGGGGTGACGGCCAGGCCCACGCCCGTGTCCAGCGCGAAGGACAGCAGGTAGAGGAGCAGCACCGAGGCGCACAGGGCCTTCACCACCACGCTAGCGCTGGCTAGGGCGGCGCCCAGGGGCAGGCGGACCCCGGGCCCGAGCGCCAGCCCGGCCCGCTGCGGCTGCTGCATCTTCCGGACACTGCGGGCCGCGGCCGGGGGGCCTGGCCTAGAGACGGGGCCGGGCCCCCGGGGGCCCCGCGCGGGGCCGGGCCGGCTCTGCCCTCAGGCCGCGGCCTCCCCCATCCGCCCCGGGTCGGCCCGCCCGCCGCCGGGGGGCGCCCTTCCCGTCTTTCTCCGCGGGGCCGGGGCTCAGCGCCGAGGACCCCCGAGGCGCCTGAGCATGGGCTGGAGATCGATTCCGCTCCGGTCGCTGGCACCGCCGCTGGCTTCCCTTAGGCCGCGGCCTCCTCCGCCGTCACAGCCACAGCCGCCCCCGACTCCTCCGGGGCCGACAAACAGACCACTGCGCCTGCGCAACGGGAGCGGGCCGCTCCGCGTCTTTCCGCCCCGAGGGACGACGGGACTTGGAGTCCGCGTCCCAGTGTGAGGTCGTGAGGACGGCGTCGGCGCCGACTGCACCGCAAGCAAGGGGCATATTGGGAATTGTGGTTCTGGAGAGGGCAGTGACGGggcggggagggagaaggaggtaaGCCTCGCTCTGAGTCGAGCATTTTCTCCGAAAAACTAAAGACTTTGGGGCACCTACTACCTGAAAGCCTGTCCTAGGGCTGGGACGGCAGCAATGGCTGAGAGAATCGGACCCAGGTAGCTTTTCTGGAGAGGGGGCGCAGGGTGAGAAGCACTCACCACCCACCTTGCCCCAGGCCCAGCTCCCCAGGGATGGAGGGGCCCCCGAAGCCCTTCTCCGGGCTTCCTTCCTGCCCCTCGCCCAAGCATAGCCCGGCGCTTCAGGTCCCAAGGGAAGGGGCAAGGCAGTGCGACGTCCAGAACTGGACAGCTAGAAAGCAGACTGGGGGacctgggggagggaggactaCCTCTGCGGCAAGGGAGAACATGAGATTGTCTTTCCCCCGATTTTCTGGGCACCAGACTTAGTTTGAAACTTTCCCGTCCCCGCCCCATCGGACCAGGGACTCCATGAGATCAGGGCCGTGTCTTTTCTAGGGGGCTCCTAAAGTGAGAGCTGTCTCTCGATTCTCGATTTTTCCATCAGCCATTTCCAGTCCCCTGCTCCCCGCCCTTACCCCTAGCCTCAGCCTTTGGGAAGAAGGAACCCTACAAATtaggggtagggtggggtgggagtgaagATGGTGGGATGGAAAGGGAACGATTTGAAGTGAAAATATGAACATTATTTAATAACTGATTTTTTGTAATAAACcgtttgaaaatattttacaaggAATCACACACACAATATTTTACAAAGTTTCTCATCTTTTTTGTCGCTTTTGTATCCGACTTGTctgtacaaaaaaaaacaaaaaaccaaaccaacgcagaaaaaaggaaaaggcccctggcaccttctcctccccaccctctcccttggcctggttgggagagggagaagggggcaaAAGGAGGCCCCGAGCCAGATGGGAGATGAGCTGAGTCAGACCCAGTTGCTGATTGGACAACTACCTGGTGgcttttgtttagtttttctgtttttaaacttaaaatatatatatcatatatatatttatttatatttctgtatacgccttggtttccttgtttttttttctttttttctttttttttaaattctccagTGAGCACCTGACTAAACTACAGAATTACACACACTCCCAAGACACGGCTGACAAGCGAGTGAGTGCCAGCATGGACCAACACACACTAAGAAAGCAACAAGCAACAGGACCATTAATTAATGAAGCATTAATTAATGAAtcaccccttcccccctcctttccacATTTTAGAGGAaacccttttcccccctcccccccttgctCTTTAGTGACCTGCCCTTCCCCACACCGGAGGATTTGGGGAATGGGATTGGAATGCGCTGAATCCTTCAGCAACCTGCCCCAGGCCCTGTGTCTCCCGGTGTAGGAGATAGGGTGGGGAGGGCATGATGTCCAGCTCCGGGGACTGGGTATTTTGGCCTCAGTGTAGATCACTGGGTCATGTGATGGGGTTGGGGGAAATGGACACAGGTACCAGGTGGAGGGGGTGTGACCTGGGGTATAGGGTTGGGGGATCAGGGGGTTGTCTCTTCAGTGTCTTCCTCTGCTGAAGTCTCggctaggaatgcagggctagagTAAGAAGGGGGATATGGAACCTAAGGGTGGGGACTGcttgagggagagggagggagggatggggtgGCACTGCTCAGAGGGTGCTCTTGAGGGCACAGGTGGCACAGCACAGCAGCTAGGCAGAAGATGAACGCTGTGTGGGTAGTAGCGTCCTTACTCCCTTGCCCAGGTGTGGCTGGGACACCCAGGCTGAGGTTTGGGGGGGTGTCTGAAAGTCTGCGTAGGGCTGGGGTGTGTTTATGTGTGAACACTTGCTCAGGGCAGGGGAGATATTGTCCACCGGTCACTGGCAAATAATCTAGGGTGAAGCTTCCGGCaggtgggggcagggaatgaAGGGCTTGGCCTTAGAGCCACTCACTGCCTGACCTAGCATTTGGCACAATTTGACGTTCCGCTTTGGagcctgagggggagggggagaagagaacgGGGAGGCACCAAGGACTCCGGGTCAGGACCTGAACTGGGTGCTGCAGGGCAAGGAAGAAAGTGAAGTAAGTGGAGCTGAGTGCATCTCCTGGGgcgggggcaggggtgggaggaGATTGGGATGATGAGCTGGGACAGACAGAACGGGCAAGAGCTCAGCCCCAGATGGATGAAACCGGACGAAGCCTCCGGGGTgcagcccccaccccccattacTAAGGCTTTGTGATTATCACCCTCCTGAcagatgtgtgtttgtgtgtgtgtgtgtgtgtgtgtccctttaAATTCTACAATGCTGTGAGTCTGTAACATGTctctgtatgcatgtgtgtacatacctgtttctatttctatctgtCTTTGTGTGTTATGTGTGTCCATGTGTCGCTGTCAGATACCAATTGGACAGATACCAACTgagctctgaggtctcttccaactctgacgtgtgtgtgtgtgtgtgtgtgtgtgtgtgtgtgttctcactCTAGCCAGGCTCTAGGTCCAGTAGTCAGGGTTATCTTTGGAAGCCAATGCTCCAATCAGGGAAGCTGCCTGGCTTGGACTTAAGGGTTGGGGGCTGGCAGGTCCCTTGGTAGATCTCAGCATCCACCCTTGTTGGTGCTTTGCCTAGATCTAAACCAGTGTCCTGGGCAGGGCCCCTTCCTGTCTCTCCGATGGCCTATGCAGTGAGGTCCAGGAATGAGGACaagacatgtgtgtgtata includes:
- the TMEM115 gene encoding transmembrane protein 115 — encoded protein: MQQPQRAGLALGPGVRLPLGAALASASVVVKALCASVLLLYLLSFALDTGVGLAVTPGYLFPPNFWVWTLATHGLVELHVWDVALSLATVVAAGQLLEPLWGALELLVFFAVVNVSVGLLGAFAYLLTYMASFNLAYLFTVRIHGVLGFLGGVLVALKQTMGDSVVLKVPQVRMRVVPMLLLISLALLRLTPLVESSALASYGFGVLSGWVYLRFYQRHSRGRGDMSDHFAFATFFPEILQPVVALVANLVHSLLVKVKVCRKTVKRYDVGAPSSITISLPGTDPQDAERRRQLALKALNERLKRVEDQSAWPSMDDEDDEATSKVDSPLLPEKSPNPPGKGAAPESSLITFEEAPPQL